The following are from one region of the Syntrophorhabdaceae bacterium genome:
- a CDS encoding arginase family protein has product VREFTRNIVSVGIRSMDASERPGIDSKRMFFAHTIHNSDKWINDVVSLLTDNVYITIDLDVFDPGIMPSTGTPEPGGLGWYQVIKLLSSVAGSKRIVGFDVVELCPSSSRAPDFLAAKLIYTLLSYIYVSTGRHERDSI; this is encoded by the coding sequence TGTAAGGGAATTTACCAGGAACATCGTCTCCGTGGGAATACGCAGCATGGATGCCTCGGAACGCCCGGGCATCGACAGTAAAAGGATGTTTTTTGCGCACACAATACACAATTCCGACAAATGGATAAATGACGTAGTTTCTTTGCTCACTGATAACGTTTATATCACCATTGATCTTGATGTCTTTGATCCGGGTATCATGCCGTCAACGGGGACACCGGAGCCGGGGGGCTTAGGCTGGTATCAGGTTATAAAGCTCCTCTCTTCTGTTGCGGGATCAAAACGGATCGTCGGGTTTGATGTTGTTGAGCTTTGCCCGTCATCTTCCAGGGCTCCCGATTTCCTGGCCGCGAAATTGATCTACACGCTCTTAAGCTATATCTACGTGAGCACTGGAAGGCATGAGAGAGATTCAATATAA
- a CDS encoding saccharopine dehydrogenase family protein has translation MNNARNSGRIMIIGAGGVATVAAHKCAQVPEVFKGIMVASRTYSKCEAIQKDIRQRYGRDIETAHVDADNVAELTALINLFRPDLVLNLALPYQDLHIMDACLATAVNYMDTANYEPPDEAHFEYSWQWAYQERFKEKGIMAVLGSGFDPGVTNVYTAYAQKHLFDEINYLDILDCNAGSHGHAFATNFNPEINIREVTQTVRHWENGKWVETPAIIEEGSVHFGFDYPVAGIKESYLLYHEELESLALNIRGLKRARFWMTFSDNYLNHLRVLRNVGMTRIDEVDYEGRAIVPVKFLKALLPEPASLGTGYTGKTVIGNIMTGKKDGETITKYIYNVCDHEEAFRETGTQAIAYTTGVPAMIGAMLVLTGVWQGTGVYNMEQMDPDKFMEALNRYGLPWKVVEHEPLPDKM, from the coding sequence ATGAACAATGCGAGGAACAGCGGAAGGATAATGATCATCGGGGCCGGGGGAGTCGCTACAGTTGCGGCGCACAAATGCGCGCAGGTGCCCGAGGTGTTCAAGGGGATAATGGTTGCGAGCAGGACGTACTCAAAGTGTGAAGCAATACAGAAGGATATCAGGCAGAGATACGGCAGGGACATAGAGACGGCACATGTGGATGCCGACAATGTAGCGGAACTGACAGCCCTGATCAATTTATTCCGGCCCGACCTCGTCCTTAATCTCGCGCTCCCCTATCAGGATCTGCATATAATGGATGCGTGCCTCGCGACAGCGGTCAATTACATGGACACGGCAAATTACGAACCGCCGGATGAGGCGCACTTTGAATACAGCTGGCAATGGGCATACCAGGAGAGGTTTAAAGAAAAGGGGATCATGGCGGTCCTCGGTTCGGGATTTGACCCCGGCGTGACGAATGTCTATACCGCCTATGCGCAGAAACACCTGTTCGACGAGATCAATTACTTAGACATACTGGATTGCAATGCCGGAAGCCACGGTCATGCCTTCGCGACGAACTTCAACCCTGAGATCAATATCCGGGAAGTGACACAGACGGTGAGACACTGGGAAAACGGCAAGTGGGTCGAGACGCCTGCGATCATCGAGGAGGGCAGCGTACATTTCGGCTTTGATTACCCGGTGGCGGGAATAAAAGAGAGCTATCTTCTTTACCACGAAGAACTGGAATCACTGGCCCTGAATATACGGGGACTGAAAAGGGCCAGGTTCTGGATGACGTTCTCAGATAATTATCTCAACCACCTGAGGGTGCTCAGGAACGTGGGCATGACGCGGATAGACGAGGTTGACTACGAAGGGCGCGCAATAGTCCCGGTAAAGTTTCTCAAGGCCCTGCTGCCCGAACCTGCCTCTCTCGGAACAGGATATACGGGGAAGACGGTCATCGGCAACATCATGACCGGCAAAAAGGACGGGGAGACAATAACAAAATATATCTACAATGTCTGCGACCATGAAGAGGCCTTCAGGGAGACCGGAACGCAGGCAATAGCCTATACGACCGGTGTCCCCGCGATGATCGGGGCGATGTTGGTGCTCACCGGTGTCTGGCAAGGGACAGGGGTCTACAACATGGAACAGATGGATCCGGACAAATTCATGGAGGCGCTCAACAGATACGGGCTGCCGTGGAAGGTGGTCGAGCATGAACCGCTACCGGACAAAATGTGA